A genomic segment from Vibrio panuliri encodes:
- a CDS encoding HlyD family secretion protein, whose amino-acid sequence MKKRVFATSLIVISALVAIGWKYQQYLTNPWTRDGQVRAQIVQVTPRITGPIIAIHVSDNSEVKAGQQLFEVDPRTYQAALAKAQASLVQAETLLKRATDESHRGHSLARKQPGSISQLMLTQQANAVESAKAGVMVAKAALEEAKLNLSFTQVTAPVDGYITNLNLRIGSQVVANQPVVALVDKNSYWIEGFFKETDINDVVAGASATVNLMSYHGQPLSAKVDSIGYGIAHKDGSTGVSLLPNVNPTFQWIRLAQRIPVRIRLTSLPANMQLRVGSSASVIIHKTPQIDLDYLLDSL is encoded by the coding sequence GTGAAAAAGCGAGTTTTTGCTACCAGTTTGATCGTGATTTCGGCTTTAGTGGCGATAGGCTGGAAGTATCAGCAGTATCTGACGAACCCTTGGACACGTGATGGGCAAGTACGGGCGCAAATTGTTCAGGTGACCCCAAGAATTACTGGTCCCATCATTGCCATTCACGTCAGTGACAACAGTGAAGTGAAGGCCGGACAACAACTGTTCGAAGTGGACCCTCGTACCTATCAGGCTGCGCTCGCGAAAGCCCAAGCCAGTCTTGTTCAGGCAGAAACCTTGCTTAAGCGTGCAACCGATGAATCTCATCGCGGTCACTCATTGGCGCGCAAGCAGCCGGGGTCAATTTCACAACTGATGCTGACTCAACAAGCGAATGCGGTGGAATCAGCCAAAGCGGGCGTGATGGTGGCAAAAGCGGCTCTGGAAGAGGCGAAGCTCAATTTGAGTTTTACCCAAGTAACGGCACCGGTGGATGGTTATATCACCAATTTAAATCTACGCATTGGCAGCCAAGTCGTTGCTAACCAACCAGTAGTGGCGTTAGTGGATAAAAATAGTTACTGGATAGAAGGCTTTTTTAAAGAGACTGATATTAACGATGTGGTCGCGGGAGCATCGGCGACCGTCAATTTGATGTCCTATCACGGACAACCACTCTCTGCCAAAGTTGATAGTATTGGTTATGGGATTGCCCACAAAGATGGCAGCACGGGTGTCTCTTTACTCCCTAACGTCAACCCAACCTTTCAATGGATTCGACTTGCACAACGTATCCCGGTGCGCATTCGTCTCACCTCTTTGCCTGCCAATATGCAGTTGAGAGTCGGCTCAAGTGCATCAGTGATTATTCATAAAACTCCGCAGATCGACTTAGATTATCTGTTGGATAGTCTTTAG